From the genome of Candidatus Limnocylindrales bacterium, one region includes:
- a CDS encoding Uma2 family endonuclease produces MEEAIVTHPVPTDIEWPPTEDELPYSDGMPMESHQHVLQFDLLRLPLLFHWKDRSDVFVGGNMFVYFSLEQVKNQDFRGPDIFIVLGTTRRARKSWVVWQEGKGPDVVIELLSDSTAEKDKGEKKLVYQNQLRVPEYFWYHPITTELAGFALRDGIYEPIEPDAQGRLLSRQLGLMLTKWEGEYQGVQACWLRWATLEGKLLPTSEEAAEQERQKAEEARQKAEAAIREAEELKVLLARYRERFGELPE; encoded by the coding sequence ATGGAAGAAGCAATTGTAACCCATCCCGTTCCGACCGACATAGAATGGCCACCGACCGAGGACGAGCTTCCTTACAGTGATGGAATGCCTATGGAATCCCATCAGCATGTTTTACAGTTCGATTTGTTGCGGCTTCCTTTACTTTTCCACTGGAAAGACCGATCAGATGTATTTGTAGGTGGTAATATGTTCGTTTATTTTAGTTTGGAGCAGGTAAAAAATCAGGATTTTAGGGGACCCGATATATTTATTGTACTGGGTACCACCCGACGGGCTCGGAAAAGTTGGGTAGTATGGCAAGAGGGAAAAGGTCCTGATGTGGTCATAGAGTTATTATCGGATAGTACGGCCGAGAAAGACAAAGGGGAGAAGAAATTAGTTTATCAGAATCAATTGCGAGTACCCGAATATTTTTGGTACCATCCCATTACTACGGAACTGGCCGGATTTGCTTTGCGAGATGGAATATACGAACCCATAGAACCGGATGCCCAAGGTCGGCTGTTGAGTCGACAATTGGGATTGATGTTGACAAAGTGGGAAGGAGAATATCAAGGAGTTCAAGCCTGTTGGTTACGATGGGCTACCCTGGAAGGGAAGTTGTTACCGACTTCAGAAGAAGCGGCAGAGCAAGAACGACAAAAAGCAGAAGAGGCCAGACAAAAAGCAGAGGCAGCTATCCGGGAAGCTGAAGAACTGAAAGTTTTACTTGCCCGTTATCGAGAGCGCTTTGGAGAGTTACCCGAGTAG
- a CDS encoding ATP-binding protein, with protein MSIQVHQVKGDIIELIFNPREDDLRVGENLCILERGGHRGIIVQIIEFRMVTYPSLIQEQIRLVLEDTDTLSPELLHSLAEASSLELAAMKNLNIAVAKIRKLAGTPWDRWDGWIPTRDVEISRVNDQELFANCISNQGNLLRIGQTLYGEPFYIEGQDLEKVNIITGVKGSGKSYLSKVLLLQLIEQGAPCVVFDINKEYIHLPRHEVDPVTGQVLRRGIIHLKAGGNLKLGIRQFGLSPLLTMLTKFGLPEVSAMYLENRVFTILEEAKQMEAAGRKPPFLSIRHLIQMAEAGEFSTSEVVNGAIRSRLESARNTGVFASTEKEAISLRQQYQAIREGGALIIDVSDLTNLARFGFVQAIIDMIKDICEEEIALGTERFPFVFFEEAHLYISKNTIGYIVTRSRHLGITSFFVTNMIAGLDESVLRQADNLFLLYLPFDDDVKHISKSAMTDKETMASFVRRLRSHHCLALGNVTSQYPVIFKVQYLEGIHTAGETKYFFKPREPREGRPPLKKPQPQLPLTIPLGSRETQSRSRLKIQEPGPKGREEFHDPGKETTQQATLFE; from the coding sequence ATGAGTATTCAGGTTCATCAAGTAAAAGGGGACATTATCGAATTAATTTTTAACCCTCGGGAAGATGATCTTCGGGTAGGAGAGAACCTTTGCATTTTGGAACGGGGAGGACATCGAGGTATTATTGTACAGATCATCGAATTTCGGATGGTTACCTATCCTTCCCTTATTCAGGAACAGATTCGGCTGGTACTGGAAGATACCGATACGCTGTCGCCAGAGCTTTTACATTCTCTGGCCGAGGCCTCTTCTTTGGAATTGGCGGCGATGAAGAATTTAAATATCGCAGTGGCTAAAATCCGAAAATTGGCAGGTACTCCCTGGGATCGATGGGATGGTTGGATTCCTACCCGGGATGTAGAAATAAGTCGGGTAAATGACCAGGAACTTTTCGCAAACTGCATCTCCAATCAAGGCAATCTTCTCCGTATCGGTCAAACACTCTACGGAGAGCCTTTCTACATCGAAGGCCAGGATCTGGAAAAAGTGAATATCATCACGGGTGTTAAAGGCTCCGGTAAGTCTTATCTGTCTAAGGTTTTGCTTCTTCAACTCATTGAGCAGGGGGCTCCTTGTGTGGTCTTCGACATCAACAAGGAATACATTCACCTTCCCCGGCACGAGGTAGATCCGGTTACGGGACAGGTTTTGAGGCGAGGAATTATCCATTTGAAAGCCGGAGGCAACCTTAAACTCGGCATTCGTCAGTTCGGTTTATCCCCTCTGTTGACGATGCTGACAAAATTTGGTCTGCCGGAGGTATCGGCCATGTATCTGGAAAACAGAGTTTTTACCATCCTGGAAGAAGCCAAGCAAATGGAAGCAGCCGGAAGAAAACCCCCTTTTTTGAGTATTCGTCACCTGATTCAAATGGCCGAGGCCGGAGAATTCTCTACCAGTGAAGTGGTAAACGGAGCCATTCGGAGCCGATTGGAATCGGCTCGAAATACCGGTGTGTTTGCCTCAACTGAGAAAGAAGCTATCTCCCTTCGGCAACAATACCAGGCCATTCGAGAAGGTGGGGCTTTAATTATTGATGTTTCGGATTTGACAAATCTCGCCCGATTCGGGTTTGTCCAGGCAATTATCGATATGATCAAAGATATCTGCGAAGAAGAAATTGCCTTGGGTACGGAACGATTTCCCTTTGTTTTCTTTGAAGAAGCTCATCTTTATATCAGTAAAAACACCATCGGATATATTGTAACCCGTTCTCGCCATCTGGGAATCACCAGCTTTTTCGTCACCAACATGATTGCCGGGCTGGATGAATCGGTTCTCCGCCAGGCCGATAACCTCTTTCTCCTTTATCTTCCCTTTGACGACGATGTTAAACACATCAGTAAGAGTGCCATGACCGATAAAGAAACCATGGCCTCCTTTGTCCGTCGGCTCCGAAGCCATCATTGTTTGGCTCTGGGAAACGTTACCAGTCAGTATCCTGTTATTTTTAAAGTTCAGTATCTGGAAGGAATTCATACGGCGGGGGAAACCAAATATTTCTTCAAGCCAAGAGAGCCAAGAGAAGGAAGACCTCCTTTAAAGAAACCTCAACCCCAACTACCTCTGACGATTCCGTTGGGAAGCAGGGAAACCCAATCCAGATCCCGTTTAAAAATCCAGGAGCCAGGACCTAAGGGGAGAGAAGAGTTTCATGATCCTGGGAAAGAGACGACGCAGCAGGCCACCCTGTTCGAGTAA
- a CDS encoding glycosyltransferase, whose product MRVSVIIPTFNRATFLKEAIDSVLSQSYRDFELIVVDDGSTDSTREILQDYRGLTYLYQENRGVSAARNKGIQIARGEYIAFLDSDDLWTRHKLQIQVAWMEANPEIPACYTDEIWIRGGKRVNPMKKHQKYSGWIFDKCLPLCIISPSSILIRRELLQQVGGFDESLPVCEDYDLWLRITKDYPIHFIPRPLIIKRGGHPDQLSHRYWGNDRFRVQALEKLLKEGNLTESQRDLVLGELRKKCSILIQGCIKRGKTEEAEKYRRIVSQFEFPCTYS is encoded by the coding sequence ATGAGGGTCAGTGTAATCATCCCGACATTTAACCGGGCAACCTTTCTTAAAGAAGCCATAGATTCCGTGTTAAGTCAAAGTTATCGAGATTTCGAGCTGATCGTAGTCGATGACGGCTCGACCGATTCTACCCGGGAAATTCTTCAAGACTATCGGGGGCTCACCTACCTTTACCAGGAAAACCGGGGAGTGAGTGCTGCTCGAAATAAAGGAATCCAGATCGCGCGGGGAGAGTATATTGCTTTTCTGGATTCCGATGATCTCTGGACCCGACACAAGCTTCAAATTCAGGTGGCCTGGATGGAAGCAAACCCTGAGATTCCGGCTTGCTATACAGATGAAATATGGATTCGTGGGGGAAAACGGGTTAACCCCATGAAGAAACATCAGAAGTACTCGGGATGGATCTTCGATAAATGCCTGCCTCTCTGCATTATCAGCCCTTCTTCCATCCTGATCAGACGAGAACTTCTCCAGCAGGTTGGCGGGTTTGATGAATCCTTACCCGTCTGTGAGGATTACGATCTATGGTTACGAATAACTAAGGATTATCCCATTCATTTCATACCAAGACCTTTAATTATTAAAAGAGGAGGGCACCCGGATCAACTCTCCCATCGATATTGGGGAAATGATCGGTTCCGGGTTCAGGCATTGGAAAAACTTCTAAAAGAGGGAAACTTAACCGAATCTCAACGGGATCTGGTTTTGGGTGAGCTTAGAAAAAAATGCAGTATCCTGATTCAGGGCTGTATCAAGCGAGGTAAAACCGAGGAGGCTGAAAAGTATCGTCGGATCGTTTCTCAATTTGAATTTCCATGCACTTACAGTTAA
- a CDS encoding serine hydrolase domain-containing protein, with protein sequence MKIYRQILFHLLIWFVLVPSVFAQQLPMAKPQELGFSPERLDRIHKVLQAHVDQNHIPGAVVLIARHGKVAYLESFGMRDKEANKPMETDTIFRIASMTKPITSLAAMMLYEEGRFLLSDPISKFIPEFKNPKVAVRSTSNSPLVPTYILVPAKREITIRDLLTHTSGITYRFWGREYFADLYKKTGISDGLIQTEGTIADEVKKLAQLPLTNQPGEAYEYGLNTDVLGYLIEVVSGQTLDKFFQERIFTPLGMKDTHFFLPEEKLPRLAGVYVSNEAGGIKKLSDEPVQEGEHTLYSASFHYKGPRTYLSGGAGLVSTVTDYYRFLQMLLNGGELNGIRLISRKTIELMRTSHTGNLDMWLGNPGDGFGLGFGIIKDLGQAGEMAGSPGTYYWGGFFSTTFWVDPKEDLIGIFMTQFRPFNPHNILQQFRVLTYQAIAD encoded by the coding sequence ATGAAAATCTATCGTCAAATTCTATTCCATCTTCTGATCTGGTTTGTATTAGTCCCGTCAGTTTTTGCTCAACAGCTTCCGATGGCTAAACCTCAGGAACTGGGATTCTCCCCAGAACGTTTAGATCGTATTCATAAGGTACTCCAGGCGCATGTGGATCAGAATCATATTCCCGGAGCGGTGGTACTGATTGCGCGCCACGGTAAAGTAGCTTATTTGGAAAGTTTTGGGATGAGGGATAAGGAGGCTAATAAACCCATGGAAACCGATACCATCTTTCGTATTGCCTCAATGACCAAACCCATTACAAGCCTTGCGGCCATGATGCTTTACGAGGAGGGCCGTTTTCTTCTCTCGGACCCTATCTCAAAGTTTATTCCAGAATTTAAAAACCCCAAAGTGGCCGTGCGGTCAACTTCTAATAGCCCTCTGGTACCCACCTATATATTGGTTCCTGCAAAACGCGAAATCACTATTCGAGATCTCTTAACCCATACATCGGGAATTACTTACCGTTTTTGGGGACGCGAGTATTTTGCAGATCTCTATAAGAAGACGGGAATATCGGATGGTCTTATCCAAACCGAAGGAACCATTGCCGATGAAGTTAAAAAACTGGCTCAGTTACCCCTCACCAACCAACCCGGGGAAGCTTACGAGTATGGTTTAAATACCGATGTGCTGGGCTATTTGATTGAGGTGGTCTCGGGTCAGACGTTAGACAAGTTTTTCCAGGAACGGATATTTACCCCGCTCGGTATGAAAGATACCCACTTCTTCTTACCCGAAGAAAAACTACCCCGCTTGGCCGGTGTTTACGTATCTAATGAGGCAGGAGGAATCAAAAAACTTTCCGATGAGCCGGTTCAAGAAGGGGAACATACCCTATATTCGGCGAGTTTTCATTATAAAGGACCTCGAACTTATCTATCTGGAGGTGCGGGCCTCGTCTCCACGGTCACGGATTATTATCGGTTTCTCCAGATGCTACTCAATGGAGGCGAATTAAACGGGATCCGCCTGATAAGTCGGAAAACCATTGAACTCATGCGAACCAGTCATACCGGAAATCTGGATATGTGGCTCGGGAATCCGGGTGATGGATTTGGACTTGGATTTGGTATTATCAAGGACCTAGGTCAGGCAGGCGAAATGGCAGGATCTCCCGGCACTTACTACTGGGGCGGCTTTTTTAGTACCACCTTTTGGGTTGATCCTAAAGAGGATTTGATCGGGATTTTTATGACTCAATTTCGTCCCTTTAATCCCCATAATATCCTTCAACAATTCCGGGTTTTAACTTATCAGGCAATCGCAGATTGA
- a CDS encoding TIGR01777 family oxidoreductase: protein MRILVTGSTGLIGSALVPFLTSQGHEIIRLVRSKPKPGSNEFQWDPLAGIVDPAALTGIDGVVHLAGENIAERWTAEKKARIRDSRVKGTQTLCKALIQLTQPPRIGVFASAVGYYGNRGDEILREESPPGSGFLAEVCREWEAATEPAVQKGIRVVRLRIGIVLSPTGGALAAMLPAFKIGAGGPIGGGKQYVSWITLDDLITVIDHVIKMETLQGPVNAVTPNPVTNAEFTKILGKVLGRPTALPMPAFAARLAFGEMANELLLASTRVEPARLLASGYTFRYPHLEEALRHLLGN from the coding sequence GTGAGAATTCTGGTTACCGGATCCACCGGACTTATTGGTTCAGCATTGGTTCCTTTTCTTACCTCCCAGGGGCATGAGATAATTCGGCTGGTCCGATCAAAACCGAAGCCCGGGAGCAACGAATTTCAATGGGACCCTCTGGCGGGTATTGTAGATCCGGCGGCTTTAACCGGCATTGATGGGGTAGTACATCTGGCCGGGGAAAACATCGCTGAAAGATGGACTGCCGAGAAAAAGGCTCGAATTCGGGATAGTCGGGTTAAAGGGACCCAGACCCTTTGTAAGGCCCTGATCCAGCTAACCCAACCCCCCAGAATAGGTGTGTTTGCCTCGGCGGTAGGATACTATGGAAATCGAGGGGATGAGATTCTGCGGGAGGAGAGCCCTCCGGGTTCTGGGTTTTTGGCCGAGGTTTGTCGGGAATGGGAAGCGGCAACCGAGCCTGCGGTCCAAAAGGGAATTCGGGTTGTCCGTCTTCGTATTGGAATCGTGCTGAGTCCTACAGGAGGTGCCTTAGCCGCCATGCTCCCTGCATTTAAAATAGGTGCCGGAGGTCCGATAGGTGGGGGAAAGCAATACGTGAGCTGGATCACTTTGGATGATTTGATTACAGTTATAGATCATGTTATTAAGATGGAAACGCTTCAAGGACCTGTGAATGCCGTAACCCCCAATCCAGTGACCAATGCCGAGTTTACCAAGATCCTGGGGAAGGTTCTTGGACGTCCTACAGCATTGCCCATGCCTGCCTTTGCGGCGCGCCTGGCCTTTGGAGAAATGGCTAATGAACTGTTACTGGCCAGCACGCGCGTAGAACCGGCTCGACTTCTGGCTTCGGGTTATACTTTTCGCTATCCTCACCTGGAGGAAGCACTTCGACATTTACTGGGAAACTAA
- a CDS encoding universal stress protein: protein MFQRIMVPVDLTDKNIVALNIAAQIAAQNKASITLLHVIETIPDLSFEELQEFYRNLEKKAMNKMNELAERLLEKGLTVHQKVQYGNRAEEIVKYAAEHQIDLIILTSHKVNLENPGRGWGTISYKVGILSQCPVLLVK from the coding sequence ATGTTTCAACGAATCATGGTTCCTGTTGATTTAACGGATAAAAACATTGTTGCCTTGAACATTGCAGCCCAGATAGCGGCCCAAAATAAGGCAAGTATCACTTTACTTCATGTGATTGAAACCATTCCGGATCTTTCATTTGAAGAACTTCAGGAATTTTATAGAAATTTAGAAAAGAAAGCCATGAATAAAATGAATGAGCTGGCGGAGAGGCTCCTTGAGAAAGGGTTAACCGTTCATCAGAAGGTTCAGTATGGAAATAGGGCCGAGGAAATTGTAAAATATGCGGCAGAGCATCAAATCGATCTTATCATTCTAACCTCCCACAAGGTTAATTTAGAAAATCCAGGCCGGGGTTGGGGGACGATCAGTTATAAGGTTGGAATTTTATCCCAATGTCCGGTTTTGCTGGTGAAGTGA